The nucleotide sequence TCCCCAGTCGGCCAGCGCGTTGTGCGCGATGCGGTAAAGCCAGTTTTTAAACGAAGCTGTTCCATGATAAGAATTGATCCCCCGGGCCGCACGGATAAACGTTTCCTGTGTGATGTCATCAGCCTCGGTCGCAGTGAGGCAAACCCTGTAAGCAAAGGCGTGAATCATATCGTAGTAACGATCAAAGAGTGTCTCGAACGACTTGGTGTCGCCGGATTGTGCGCCGCTTATCAAGTGCGCTTCCGGCACGTCCTCGTTCTCGAGCCTCATTCGATCCTTGTAGGTAAAGACGGTATCCAAGGCGAAATCCTTGGATTTATTTACGGAATCATCACCCGGCTCTGGATTAAGCCAAGCCGATTCGGTCTCTATTAGGCGATCCTTCGGCGCTTCCTCATCAGGAAGATGCTCAAGCCAGGAGTTTGTTGACCAGGGTGCTGACTTGTTTGCCGTCTGCGCGGCCGGCGGCTTTTGCGAGCGCGGCTTTCATCACAAGCCCCATCTGCGCTTTGCCGGTGGCGCCGGTTTCGGCAATGGCCGCTTTGACGATTTGTTCCACTTCGGCCTCTGACAATGCGGCGGGCAGGAAAGTTTCGAGAAGCGTCTTTTCGATTTTTTCCTTGGCGGCAACATCGGGGCGTCCGGCCTTTTCAAAACTCTCAATGGCTTCGACGCGCTTTTTGATTTCCTTGCGCGCGGCGGTCATGAGGTCTTCATCCGTCGGCTGGCTGTCGGCCCCGTATTTTTCGATGGCCATGTATTTGCCCGCGGATTTCAGGCTGCGCAGGACATTGGCCTTGTCGAGGTCTTTGGCGCGCATGGCGTCCTTGAGCTGGGAATCAATTTGTTCGAGAAGACTCATGGGGGAGATGATGCGCGGAATCCCGCTGCGGGGCAAACGAATTTAGCTGGGGAATTTTAACGCAAAGGCGCGAAGACGCAAAGGGTGAAAATTTTTTAACCACGAAAAACACTAAAGGCACGAAAAGAGCAAATAGGAACTGACAACCAGCTTATTTCTTGTTCGTGATTTTCGTGTCTTTTGCGGTTTCACTGCCTCTTATCCTGTTAATCCTGTCCAAAATGTGTTCCTTCGAGTCTTCGTGGTGAAATGTCATTTGTATGTGTTCAGGATCAGGATCAGGTTGCCGCTTTGATAATGCGGACCGCGGATGATGAGAGGCACTCCGGGTTTGGGAATGTAGCGGCCTCTCAGCACCAGTTTGTCATCCCGCAACAAGGCAAAACTCAGGCGGTCGGCCTTCTTGGTGCAGGGCGCCAGGCGGATGGAAAAAAGAGTCGATGGCTTCAAATCGATTTCCTGCGTGCTGGTCAGGCTGCCCCTGGCTTCTCCCAGCTTGCGGTAATGGGTGTAGCCGAACAGTTTGACCAGATTGCCGCGCAGTTGCGGGTCATGCCCCAGTTCGTCCGGAATGCCTTCGTTCTGGCCTTGGAACAGATAAACCACGACAGCCGGAGTGCCTCCCGTGGTTTCCTTATGGGCGCAGCCGCTGACCATCAGGAGGCAGCCCATGAGGGCCGGCAGGAAGATGCGCGCCGGTTGGTTCATGGCAACGATCCGGCTGTCGAGTCATAGCCTTCGACCCAGAGGACATCCGCCGCTGCGTTTTTCATGTGGAAAGACGAGGCGTAAATATTGGAATCAAGCGGCGTCAGGTCGGAGCTGTCATCGCTGTTCATCCACCACAGGGTGAGGCCCAGGGCCGCCGCGCCCGCCGCCGGCAGCAGCCATTTCCACGTCAACCAGGGCCACATGGATGTTTGCGCGCGTTCCGGATTGTGGAGCTGTTCGCGGAGCCGGGTCCAGGCCCAGGCTTGATGCTGATCCGAGCGTGAGTCGGCGGATGCTGACTGGCGGA is from Candidatus Methylacidiphilales bacterium and encodes:
- a CDS encoding RNA polymerase sigma factor yields the protein MDTVFTYKDRMRLENEDVPEAHLISGAQSGDTKSFETLFDRYYDMIHAFAYRVCLTATEADDITQETFIRAARGINSYHGTASFKNWLYRIAHNALADWGRQNSRERDKQVQFAAELESWAQVRTPDYADVHFALKQLSPDLREAVALVYFEEMNHREAARSMGCAETTVSWRIFRAKNALKKLLRAGKGKSS
- a CDS encoding GatB/YqeY domain-containing protein, translated to MSLLEQIDSQLKDAMRAKDLDKANVLRSLKSAGKYMAIEKYGADSQPTDEDLMTAARKEIKKRVEAIESFEKAGRPDVAAKEKIEKTLLETFLPAALSEAEVEQIVKAAIAETGATGKAQMGLVMKAALAKAAGRADGKQVSTLVNKLLA